Within the Gracilinema caldarium DSM 7334 genome, the region TGCCCCAGGGTTTTCTCTAATAGAATGATTAGAGGTTGTTGTGACATGGACAATTCCTTTTAATAGGGAGTATACACAACAGCTAGAATCCGGGCCTCGCCCGCGGTACTGTGGACATGATGTTCCACAATGGAATCCAGATAGATCGAATCCCCCTCATGAAGCACATAGGTCTCCTTCCCATAAAAAACTTCCACGGCTCCCGTGAGTACATAGATAAATTCCTCACCTTCATGAGAAGAGGTATGGACATCCTCTGATGAGGAACCGTGAATATCGATAATAAATGGCTCCATATGGCGGCCTGCCTTGTTATGAGCCAGGGAATAAAAATCCAGATCACTGGAAACTGCACCGGTACGCCCCGCAAAACGCACCGCTGGAACCTGAGCATCGGCCCTGGTAATAACAGGACCGAGGGAATCCACATCATCAAGAAAGGTTCCCAATCGGACCCCTAAGACCCGGGCAATTTTGATGAGGGGTGCCAGAGACGGGGGCAACTGATTCTGTTCCAGAGCTGCAACCAGATCCGGATGCAGTCCTGCCCGCTCAGCCAGATCGGCCACACTGATTTTTCGAGATTCCCGCACAGTTCGTATTCGCTTACCAACGTTCGTAAAATCAGACATATTTCACCATCCTTACCCTACTACAAATCTTAACAGATATATAGAAATAGAGTAAGCATACCATAATAAAAAGGATAAACTTGACGTTAACTATAAGAATTTCATATTCTAACAATATGAAATCACAGAACTTAATAAAACTAGTAAAACCAGTCATTATCGTTTTTTATCTTCTTTTCGTATGTTTAATCTTTGCAGAAACAACTACAACCATTACAGACATTGAAGTACAAGGGCTGAAACGAACCAACCCAATAGTGGTAAAAAATCTGTTAAAGGCCTATATCAATAGAGATGCAGATAAAATCAACACTGATGAAATTATTGCACTTCTCGTTGCTACAGGTATTTTTGAAAATGTTACTGTTTCTGTTAAAGAAAACACCAACCAAACAGTATTGTTCATCAGTTTGGAAGAAAAATGGTCCATCATTCCATTACCACTTGTTTCTATAAAATCAGATAGTTATGTATTTGGATTAGGTTTCTTTGATGCTAACGCCTTTGGCCTTAATCATAAACTCTTTTCTTCCGCAAGTGTATCATCAAAGGGACCATCGATTGCCCTAGGATATATTATTAACTCTTTATGGCAAAGCAAATGGGACGGTGTATTTTCTATTTCCTATGCAACAAAAGATGAGACCTTCACTGATGTCTATGAGCATGAAATTAGTACATCCGATATTACCTCATTTTCCGCAACAATAAGCGGAAACTATTCTATTTTGAATATATTGAAATGGGATTTTGGTTTTGAATATCAAACTAAATCATATACTGATGAACAAGATACAGATCTCACTAGCCTAGGACTACAAACAGGCATAACTTTACAATCAAATGCTCATTGGAATGGTGTATTTCTTACAATGTCTGGAGTCCAGTTCTATTACACCTGGTATTATGGCATAGAAGGGCCATCCTATGGGGTATTTTTAACAAAGGGATCCTACGAAACGGCACCAGTAAAAAACCTTAAACTTTCATTTAGAAGTGTTGGATTGTGGGGCCCCCAAACACCACAACTAGCAGAAATAGGAGCTAACAAACTTGGCTTAATCATACTTCCTGATACCTATACTGTTT harbors:
- a CDS encoding helix-turn-helix domain-containing protein, translated to MSDFTNVGKRIRTVRESRKISVADLAERAGLHPDLVAALEQNQLPPSLAPLIKIARVLGVRLGTFLDDVDSLGPVITRADAQVPAVRFAGRTGAVSSDLDFYSLAHNKAGRHMEPFIIDIHGSSSEDVHTSSHEGEEFIYVLTGAVEVFYGKETYVLHEGDSIYLDSIVEHHVHSTAGEARILAVVYTPY